A part of Aegilops tauschii subsp. strangulata cultivar AL8/78 chromosome 2, Aet v6.0, whole genome shotgun sequence genomic DNA contains:
- the LOC141040792 gene encoding uncharacterized protein, producing MDEGKLTTLIEHITTHGTTVLEVVYTNDPRTVERIIKKYEEWLKEEKNKFVGLDLEYTRKSIYIRQGIAVVQLTMREHVLVYHYCRSERSQALVEFLQRKAVTFTSVDTRNDKTMLARACIKIPDEHHVDIQRLFCIKGGGERDSMADLAAAIIDPSYKNMKKSFPKENHQFWEWKPLSPIHLEYAAKDGYVSYELYRRILIIKNGLRHLHQQPMKERLCPHKSNDEGSSSGWKRRKGNSGW from the coding sequence ATGGACGAAGGGAAACTAACAACACTCATCGAACACATCACTACCCACGGTACAACCGTGCTCgaggtggtgtacaccaacgacccaaGGACCGTGGAGCGGATCATCAAAAAGTACGAAGAATGGCTAAAGGAGGAGAAGAACAAGTTCGTCGGCCTCGACCTCGAGTACACACGTAAGAGCATTTACATACGACAAGGGATCGCCGTTGTCCAACTTACCATGCGTGAGCATGTCCTTGTATACCACTACTGCAGATCCGAGCGCTCCCAGGCGTTAGTTGAGTTCCTGCAACGGAAAGCGGTAACTTTCACTAGCGTCGACACCAGGAACGACAAGACCATGCTTGCCCGTGCATGCATCAAAATTCCAGACGAGCACCACGTCGACATCCAGAGGCTATTCTGCATCAAGGGTGGTGGAGAAAGGGACTCCATGGCTGACCTTGCAgcagccatcatcgacccctcATACAAGAACATGAAGAAATCATTCCCAAAGGAGAACCACCAGTTCTGGGAGTGGAAGCCACTTTCACCGATACACCTTGAGTATGCGGCAAAGGACGGGTATGTTAGCTACGAGTTGTACCGTAGAATCCTAATCATCAAGAACGGACTACGTCACCTGCACCAACAACCAATGAAAGAAAGACTCTGCCCACATAAGAGCAATGACGAGGgatcttccagcggctggaagcGCCGGAAGGGAAACAGTGGTTGGTAA